Proteins from a genomic interval of Leptospira kanakyensis:
- the rplA gene encoding 50S ribosomal protein L1 yields MKRGKKYIQLKEKVDRTKAYTLGEAVGLAKATSFSKFDGTLEISTKINYKSLQNVRGTISLPHGTGKTIKVLVFCKGDKQNEAKEAGADFVGDMDLIEKVSGGWTDFDACVATPDMMKEVGKLGPVLGRKGLMPKPKAGTVTTDVSKAVKELKAGRIEYRPDKGGVVHLGVGKCSFSDDKLSDNINAVVAALMKDKPSDAKGDYLKSFSVAATMGIGVKVDVKELVNANI; encoded by the coding sequence ATGAAACGCGGCAAAAAATATATCCAACTCAAAGAGAAAGTCGATCGCACAAAGGCTTATACCCTTGGTGAAGCAGTCGGTTTGGCAAAAGCTACTAGTTTTTCCAAATTTGATGGAACCTTAGAGATTTCGACTAAAATCAATTATAAATCTCTCCAAAACGTAAGAGGGACAATCTCTCTTCCACACGGAACTGGAAAAACAATCAAAGTTTTGGTTTTCTGCAAAGGAGACAAACAAAACGAAGCAAAGGAAGCTGGTGCGGACTTTGTTGGTGATATGGACTTAATCGAAAAAGTTTCCGGTGGTTGGACTGACTTTGATGCTTGTGTGGCTACTCCTGATATGATGAAGGAAGTAGGTAAACTTGGTCCAGTTCTTGGTCGTAAGGGTCTTATGCCAAAACCAAAAGCAGGAACTGTTACTACTGACGTATCCAAAGCGGTAAAAGAACTCAAAGCAGGTCGAATTGAATACCGCCCTGACAAAGGGGGAGTGGTTCACTTAGGAGTGGGAAAATGTTCCTTCTCTGATGACAAACTTTCTGACAATATCAATGCTGTTGTTGCAGCTCTTATGAAAGACAAACCTTCTGATGCGAAGGGTGATTACCTCAAGTCTTTCTCTGTAGCAGCCACTATGGGAATCGGCGTAAAAGTCGATGTGAAAGAACTAGTAAACGCGAACATATAA
- the secE gene encoding preprotein translocase subunit SecE: protein MKATSFIQECKAELEKVHWPTRQEVVSSTVVVLVTVFIFSLFLSASDFVFLKLLKWFWALGT, encoded by the coding sequence ATGAAAGCTACGAGTTTCATTCAGGAATGTAAAGCAGAACTTGAAAAAGTACATTGGCCAACGCGCCAAGAGGTAGTGAGTTCTACCGTTGTAGTCCTAGTTACAGTATTTATCTTTTCCCTATTTTTATCAGCTTCGGATTTTGTTTTCCTGAAACTGTTAAAGTGGTTCTGGGCATTAGGAACATAG
- the rplJ gene encoding 50S ribosomal protein L10 translates to MANPSKIEAVAELKTRLEKRPNFILASYSGLTVEDMSNLRAKLRKEGSEMKVIKNNLFLRALKESSEHKNNSIDFGDVYKGPLAAIFSLDALPAVAKVCKDFAKDKKELEIRTGYMDGEVLGKSGVEAIAGLPSKQELLAQVARGINAPATQIASGINQIMASLARAINAVAEKNGN, encoded by the coding sequence ATGGCAAATCCATCTAAAATTGAAGCAGTAGCAGAACTTAAAACTCGTTTGGAAAAACGACCAAACTTTATTTTAGCATCTTACAGCGGTTTAACTGTTGAAGATATGTCCAACCTTCGTGCGAAACTTCGCAAAGAAGGATCGGAGATGAAGGTAATCAAAAACAACCTTTTTCTCCGTGCATTAAAAGAGTCTTCTGAACATAAAAACAACTCCATTGACTTTGGGGATGTTTACAAAGGACCACTTGCAGCTATTTTCTCTCTGGATGCACTTCCAGCAGTAGCAAAAGTTTGTAAGGACTTTGCAAAAGATAAGAAGGAACTCGAAATCAGAACCGGCTATATGGACGGGGAAGTTTTGGGTAAATCTGGAGTAGAGGCGATTGCTGGACTTCCGTCCAAACAAGAACTTCTTGCGCAAGTTGCTCGTGGGATCAATGCTCCTGCAACGCAAATTGCTTCTGGAATCAATCAAATCATGGCATCATTGGCTCGCGCCATCAATGCTGTAGCCGAGAAAAACGGCAATTAG
- the rplK gene encoding 50S ribosomal protein L11, translating into MAAKKVVKQIKLQVEAGKANPAPPVGPALGQAGLNIMEFCKQFNERSKNQMGLKLPVVITVYSDRSFTFVTKSPPAALLVMKALGIPGGSATPHTVKVGTIKRAQLEEIAKTKMEDLNANDMDAAVNIIAGTCRSMGVNVE; encoded by the coding sequence ATGGCTGCAAAGAAAGTAGTAAAACAAATTAAACTCCAAGTGGAAGCAGGGAAAGCAAACCCAGCTCCTCCAGTAGGTCCCGCTCTTGGTCAAGCCGGACTCAATATTATGGAATTCTGTAAACAGTTCAATGAAAGATCCAAAAACCAAATGGGACTCAAACTCCCTGTGGTCATCACTGTTTATTCCGACAGAAGTTTTACATTCGTAACGAAATCTCCTCCAGCAGCGCTTCTTGTGATGAAAGCGCTTGGGATTCCTGGTGGTTCTGCCACTCCCCACACTGTAAAAGTGGGGACAATCAAACGAGCTCAACTAGAAGAAATTGCAAAAACTAAGATGGAAGACCTAAATGCGAATGATATGGATGCAGCAGTGAACATCATTGCTGGAACTTGTCGTTCCATGGGTGTAAACGTCGAGTAA
- the rpoB gene encoding DNA-directed RNA polymerase subunit beta — MHTRMQIRNRVNFGKITDLNLLPNLIYVQKKSFDWFLQSEVKDPTKRLNQGLEAVFRESFPIESPNNDMVMEYGHYILGEPKRDPQECKDTDSSFAVPLKAVIRLIIKDTGEIREQVVYMGDLPVMTDHGTFIINGAERVVVSQLHRSPGIFFSYDQVRDTFSARVIPYRGSWLEFEMDNKGILVAKIDRKKKFPATLLVKAMGMGTNEEVLRLFYGSSKMKIAGANPKDLKRLIGRRTIADIINMETGEVMLDAGSKINEDNISILREMKVKDVDVIEFPKGKDNPVLINCLEKDGVNDYEDAVKKFHTIMRPGEPSTIENAEAELKRLFFSPKTFDLGVVGRYKINSKFEFNNPKEFAKAEDRVLRKQDIIETVRYLVMLMSEAENYYPDDIDHLGNRRIRSVGELIANQLKLGFSRVERVIKERMTVQEPEQQTPQLLISIKPITAVINEFFGSSQLSQFMDQTNPLAELTHKRRLNALGPGGLSRDRAGFEVRDVHYSHYGRMCPIETPEGPNIGLILSMSSFARVNDYGFIETPYRLVKNGKVQKQVEYLTADKEEYHYMAQSNSTVDDKGEFTSKLISTRHRGDFPFRSPSEIQYMDLAPLQVVSVSTALIPFLEHDDANRALMGSNMQRQAVPLLTEEAPFVGTGMEARAAYDAGVCIVAKKDGVVSKVDATGVWIKEDQSKEIVHYPLIKFKKTNQGTCFNQKPNVSMLHTTTGGKVSKVSKERVELTTPNGEKETHDLFHSEDVQYVAVVKEGQDLGIGAPVAGQIIKGEKYGDFGQILQKGTVLANGPSTDAGYLALGRNVLVAFMPWEGYNFEDAILISERIIKDDVFSSIHIEEFEIQARETKLGQEQITRDIPNLSDKAFRDLDESGVIRVGAEVKPGDILVGMVTPKGETDLTPEYKLLHSIFGEKAKEVRDSSLRMPNGFEGTVIDIKRYSRETGDELAAGVEEMVKVYVARKRKLLVGDKMAGRHGNKGVVARVMAQEDMPYMEDGSPVDIVLNPLGVPSRMNLGQIFETQLGFAAKKLGINFETPVFDGASEGDVHEFCKKAGLPENSKFQLYDGRTGEKFINQVFCGYIYMLKLAHLVDDKIHARSTGPYSLVTQQPLGGKAQFGGQRLGEMEVWALEAYGASHTLQELLTIKSDDMLGRARIYEAIVKGIHSIKPGIPESFNVLVQELRGLALDIIIKDSEGLEVDISDYEDEFSKNKKKIKFETIENV; from the coding sequence ATGCATACCCGAATGCAAATTAGAAACCGGGTAAATTTCGGTAAAATTACCGACCTCAATTTACTTCCTAATCTTATCTACGTACAAAAAAAATCCTTTGATTGGTTTCTCCAGTCGGAAGTGAAAGATCCGACGAAACGTTTGAACCAAGGATTGGAAGCGGTATTTCGTGAATCCTTTCCAATCGAATCACCAAACAATGATATGGTCATGGAATATGGCCATTATATCTTGGGAGAGCCGAAACGCGATCCGCAAGAATGCAAAGACACTGACTCCTCCTTTGCAGTTCCCTTAAAAGCAGTCATTCGACTCATCATCAAAGATACCGGAGAGATCCGGGAACAAGTTGTCTACATGGGAGATCTTCCTGTGATGACAGACCACGGAACTTTCATCATCAATGGTGCGGAAAGGGTAGTGGTAAGCCAGCTTCATAGATCCCCTGGTATTTTCTTTTCTTATGACCAAGTGCGTGATACTTTCTCGGCACGGGTCATTCCTTACCGAGGTTCTTGGTTGGAATTCGAAATGGACAACAAGGGAATCCTTGTGGCCAAAATCGACCGTAAGAAAAAATTTCCTGCAACCTTACTTGTAAAAGCAATGGGTATGGGAACGAACGAAGAAGTGCTTCGTTTGTTCTATGGATCTTCCAAAATGAAGATTGCTGGTGCCAATCCAAAAGACCTCAAACGTCTGATTGGTCGCCGAACTATTGCTGATATCATCAACATGGAAACGGGCGAGGTTATGCTCGATGCTGGTTCCAAAATCAATGAGGATAATATCTCCATCCTTCGTGAAATGAAGGTAAAAGATGTGGATGTCATTGAATTTCCGAAAGGAAAAGACAACCCAGTTCTTATCAACTGTCTTGAAAAAGACGGTGTCAACGACTACGAAGATGCAGTGAAAAAATTTCACACCATCATGCGTCCAGGGGAACCTTCTACGATTGAAAACGCAGAAGCAGAACTGAAACGCCTCTTTTTCTCACCTAAAACTTTTGATTTAGGTGTTGTGGGTCGTTACAAAATCAATAGTAAATTCGAATTCAACAATCCGAAAGAATTTGCAAAAGCAGAAGACCGAGTTTTAAGAAAACAAGACATCATCGAAACCGTTCGTTATCTTGTGATGCTTATGTCGGAAGCAGAAAACTACTATCCGGATGATATTGACCACTTAGGAAACAGAAGGATTCGTTCGGTGGGTGAGCTTATCGCAAACCAATTGAAACTTGGATTCTCACGTGTGGAACGAGTGATCAAAGAAAGGATGACAGTTCAAGAGCCGGAACAACAAACTCCGCAACTTCTCATTTCCATCAAACCAATCACTGCGGTGATCAATGAGTTTTTTGGATCATCGCAACTTTCTCAGTTTATGGACCAAACCAATCCACTGGCAGAACTTACCCACAAACGTAGGTTAAACGCTCTTGGGCCAGGAGGTCTTTCTCGTGACCGAGCAGGTTTCGAAGTTCGTGACGTTCATTATTCTCACTATGGTCGTATGTGCCCGATTGAAACACCGGAAGGTCCAAACATTGGTCTCATTCTTTCCATGTCTAGTTTTGCACGAGTGAACGATTATGGTTTTATTGAAACTCCATACCGCCTTGTGAAAAACGGAAAAGTCCAAAAACAAGTAGAGTATCTCACTGCGGACAAAGAAGAATACCACTATATGGCACAGTCCAATTCGACTGTAGATGATAAGGGAGAATTTACTTCTAAACTTATCTCCACTCGCCATAGAGGGGACTTTCCTTTCCGTAGCCCATCTGAGATCCAATATATGGATCTAGCTCCACTCCAAGTGGTATCGGTATCAACGGCACTCATTCCGTTCTTAGAGCATGATGATGCGAACCGCGCTCTCATGGGATCAAACATGCAACGCCAAGCGGTGCCACTTCTTACGGAAGAAGCTCCTTTTGTGGGAACTGGTATGGAAGCTCGTGCTGCTTATGATGCGGGTGTTTGTATCGTTGCCAAAAAAGACGGTGTGGTTTCGAAAGTAGATGCTACTGGTGTTTGGATCAAAGAAGACCAATCCAAAGAGATTGTTCATTACCCACTCATTAAATTCAAAAAAACCAACCAAGGAACTTGTTTTAACCAAAAACCAAACGTTTCTATGTTACACACAACTACTGGTGGTAAGGTAAGTAAGGTTTCCAAAGAACGTGTGGAGCTAACGACTCCAAACGGGGAAAAAGAAACCCATGACCTTTTCCATTCGGAAGACGTACAATATGTAGCGGTTGTGAAAGAAGGCCAAGACTTAGGAATTGGTGCTCCGGTTGCCGGACAAATCATCAAAGGTGAAAAATACGGTGACTTCGGTCAAATCCTACAAAAAGGAACTGTTCTTGCCAATGGCCCATCCACTGATGCTGGTTACTTGGCACTTGGTCGTAACGTACTTGTTGCGTTTATGCCTTGGGAAGGATACAACTTTGAGGATGCGATTCTTATCTCGGAACGAATCATCAAAGACGATGTTTTCTCTTCCATTCACATTGAAGAATTCGAAATCCAAGCTCGGGAAACCAAACTCGGACAAGAACAAATCACTCGTGACATTCCAAACCTATCGGACAAAGCGTTCCGTGATTTGGATGAGTCTGGTGTGATCCGTGTGGGTGCCGAAGTGAAACCAGGGGACATCCTTGTTGGTATGGTCACTCCCAAAGGAGAAACCGACCTTACTCCTGAATACAAACTATTACACTCCATTTTTGGAGAGAAGGCAAAAGAAGTAAGAGATTCCTCTCTTCGTATGCCAAACGGTTTCGAAGGAACTGTCATCGATATCAAACGTTATTCCCGTGAAACAGGCGATGAACTCGCTGCTGGCGTGGAAGAAATGGTGAAAGTCTATGTGGCTCGTAAACGTAAACTCCTCGTGGGTGATAAGATGGCGGGTCGTCACGGAAACAAAGGGGTCGTTGCTCGTGTGATGGCACAAGAAGATATGCCATACATGGAAGACGGATCTCCTGTTGATATCGTGCTTAACCCACTTGGGGTTCCTTCACGGATGAACCTCGGTCAGATTTTCGAAACTCAACTTGGGTTTGCTGCTAAAAAACTAGGGATCAACTTTGAAACTCCCGTGTTTGATGGAGCTTCCGAAGGAGACGTTCATGAATTCTGCAAAAAAGCGGGATTACCAGAAAACAGCAAATTTCAGTTATACGACGGAAGAACGGGAGAGAAATTCATCAACCAAGTATTCTGTGGATACATTTACATGTTGAAACTGGCTCACTTGGTGGATGACAAAATCCACGCAAGATCTACTGGACCTTACTCACTCGTAACGCAACAACCACTCGGTGGTAAAGCGCAGTTCGGGGGACAAAGGTTAGGGGAGATGGAAGTTTGGGCTCTTGAGGCTTATGGTGCATCACACACCTTACAAGAGTTACTCACCATCAAGTCAGACGACATGCTTGGACGTGCAAGAATTTACGAAGCGATAGTAAAAGGAATCCACTCGATCAAACCGGGAATTCCAGAATCGTTCAACGTTCTTGTTCAGGAACTCCGAGGACTAGCTCTTGATATCATCATCAAAGACTCCGAAGGATTGGAAGTGGATATCTCTGATTACGAAGATGAATTCTCGAAAAACAAAAAGAAAATCAAATTCGAGACCATTGAAAACGTTTAG
- the nusG gene encoding transcription termination/antitermination protein NusG, whose translation MGDSLDKKWYVLQTYSGHENKVKTNIEKMVQQQKLEDQIFAVKIPSMEVAEMKNGKKKVTKKKLMPGYVLVEMNMTDDLRFKIQNLPSVSTFVGGKGKGPEPLSLDEIKNLFSDVGSVESEEVSRPRFLFKVGETLKIIDGPFANFTGLVDEIFPDKGRLRVRVEIFGRSTPVELDYLQVKSEQ comes from the coding sequence GTGGGCGATTCTTTAGATAAAAAATGGTATGTTCTTCAAACTTATTCCGGTCACGAGAATAAGGTGAAAACAAACATTGAGAAGATGGTCCAACAACAAAAGCTGGAAGACCAAATTTTCGCGGTAAAAATTCCTTCAATGGAAGTTGCCGAAATGAAAAACGGCAAGAAGAAGGTCACAAAGAAAAAACTCATGCCGGGTTACGTTCTCGTTGAGATGAACATGACCGATGACCTTCGATTTAAAATCCAGAACTTACCTTCTGTGTCTACGTTTGTAGGCGGAAAAGGAAAAGGTCCGGAGCCACTTTCACTGGATGAGATCAAAAATCTCTTCAGCGATGTGGGAAGTGTGGAATCGGAAGAAGTTTCGAGACCTCGTTTCCTATTCAAAGTGGGCGAAACATTGAAAATTATAGATGGTCCGTTTGCTAATTTCACAGGTCTTGTGGATGAAATTTTCCCTGATAAGGGAAGACTCCGCGTTCGTGTAGAAATTTTCGGAAGATCCACTCCAGTGGAGTTGGATTACCTCCAAGTAAAATCGGAACAATAG
- a CDS encoding histidine kinase produces the protein MAKPFVELETQIPDLVKAKSKIVVRSSRMNRQLEQYVLGLITNILSEVGQSQFVEMLYTISKELTINGIKANQKRVFFEDEGLDITDESDYLQGIKEYSKKFSEKMADEYGKRCLARGVYVQIKFHYCLDGLLVEVTNNTPVIKTEEARMREKMKKSMGYNDIAEFYMDNMDNTEGAGLGIALIMILLKNEGVDPNLFRIITHGDRTVARVEIPFNDNYVSFRSAELAEI, from the coding sequence GTGGCGAAACCCTTTGTAGAATTAGAAACACAAATCCCCGATTTGGTAAAGGCAAAATCCAAAATTGTCGTAAGATCCTCAAGGATGAATCGCCAACTAGAACAGTATGTTTTAGGTCTCATCACAAACATCCTTTCTGAAGTAGGACAATCCCAATTTGTGGAGATGCTTTATACAATCTCCAAAGAACTGACCATCAATGGAATCAAAGCCAATCAAAAACGTGTGTTTTTTGAAGATGAAGGCCTCGACATCACAGACGAAAGTGATTACCTCCAAGGAATCAAAGAGTATTCTAAAAAGTTTTCAGAGAAGATGGCAGATGAATACGGAAAACGTTGCCTTGCTCGCGGCGTTTACGTTCAAATCAAATTCCATTACTGTTTGGACGGACTTCTGGTAGAAGTGACAAACAACACTCCGGTCATCAAAACGGAAGAAGCCCGGATGCGAGAAAAAATGAAGAAGTCCATGGGATACAATGACATCGCCGAATTCTATATGGACAATATGGACAATACGGAAGGTGCAGGACTTGGAATTGCCCTCATCATGATTCTACTCAAAAACGAAGGGGTTGACCCTAACCTATTTCGCATCATCACTCATGGAGACCGCACCGTAGCTCGGGTGGAAATTCCATTTAACGACAATTACGTGTCGTTTCGTAGTGCAGAACTAGCAGAAATTTAA
- the rplL gene encoding 50S ribosomal protein L7/L12, with protein sequence MSVDALLEQIGSLTLVQAADLVKKMEDKFGISAAAPVAVAAVAGAGGGAAAAEEPATFNVILKAHGDKKIDVIKLVREITGLGLADAKTLVEAGGKSVKEGVSKDEAADIKKKLEGVGAQVEVAAAG encoded by the coding sequence ATGTCTGTTGACGCGCTATTAGAACAAATTGGAAGTCTTACATTAGTTCAGGCAGCTGATCTAGTGAAAAAGATGGAGGACAAATTCGGGATTTCTGCTGCTGCACCGGTTGCGGTAGCGGCTGTTGCGGGTGCAGGTGGTGGCGCAGCTGCTGCTGAAGAGCCTGCAACTTTCAATGTAATCTTGAAAGCACACGGTGACAAAAAGATCGACGTTATTAAACTCGTTCGCGAAATCACTGGTCTTGGATTGGCAGATGCGAAAACGCTTGTTGAAGCTGGTGGAAAATCAGTGAAAGAAGGCGTTTCTAAAGACGAAGCTGCTGATATTAAGAAAAAACTCGAAGGTGTTGGGGCTCAAGTAGAAGTTGCTGCTGCCGGTTAA